GCCTGGAGGAGGGCAGAGTCAGGTAGGGGGTGCTCTTACCACCGCGCAAGGGGGAGGCTGTGATAGCAGCTGATAAATCTGAGCTGTTGCACTTTAGTATATTGTAgtattgaaagaaacatatgttatagcaaacgtgtgtttttattttaaacatggtactggtgtcacaggaaataagttagctgggaaataagttagcatttgcctttttgagcctctCTACACATGAgcgaatcttagagcttaaaggcaatCTCTGTGTAGATTCATCAAAAATTACAGGACGctatttgtattttgttgagaaacaaaaacaggtattgcattgcattcagtaatttttgtttaaatatgttgtcatcttatttatcgaagtgtattgcagacagtatttttttttttaaaaaggtgacatttatcataatgtatatttacgtttaatttttattataaatgcattttatcttcaggaaattgcttgctgtattttcagttttttttttttttttttttttttttttaaaataaatattttaaaaacattactttgtcagtataatttatatCTATGCATAGTTGAAATCACTATttaccaaatgtgtatttcctttaaaaaatattgtttgtggACATGTCATTCTGCGGGataagcaaataagtgtttatgtatGCTCACTTTAACAGTtctattattttcatggtaaattgctcagtgactttttttcagtaaattgagtgggaaagtgggtacacttttcttcatgtaaagaatactgtttttgacgttttaatctacgtgggatatctaaacctgttttaatataaattatatgctaaacatgttattaatattacaacaacgTGTTTTTGATTTTTACCGCATATAATGTAGTTTTTAATAACGGTGCTGACAgcatttttaagagtaaaacaatttactagacacattggaaagatcacaataacagtctgttctgaatttcACAGACAgaaaccttgcctttaagttgtAAGATTCGCGCacgcgtagaaaggctcaaaaagggaAATGTGACACCGTGATGTttttctctgttgtgtttgttgttattattattgatgatgatgataatgatcatttattttacatttactgcaAAGAGGTTTTCTTAAAGCCTTTGCTTGAGCTTGGAATAGCCAGAGGAATTCACTCTCCCCTCTTTCCTCCTCAACAGAAGACTGAGACACAGCGTGTTGGACCCCAGAGAGATGAAGATTCTGACGGGAGACTGGTTCAGCGATATCCGGTCCATGCGGCACCAAGACCAGAAGTACGGCCCAGACATCGTCCGTGCGTCCATCCGGCGCAGAAAAACCCCCAAAGGTACGAGCTGCACTATGCTGTCCCGCCAGCGCTAGCTCCTGTCCCAGGGTCTGCTTCCAGTGCATTGAGCAggaacaaacagctgcaacacagagagagacccTGCAGAACACATGCGGTTCTTCATAGTGACAGACCCTGCAGAACACATGCGGTTCTTCATAGTGACAGACCCTGCAGAACACATGCGGTTCTTCATAGTGACAGACCCTGCAGAACACATGCGGTTCTTCATAGTGACAGACCCTGCAGAACACATGCGGTTCTTCATAGTGACAGACCCTGCAGAACACATATTCTGTACTATATGAAGTGGGTATGTGGCAAGTATGGTTTAGTCACAATGTCAAGACAGTAGATCTTTGATGGAGGCCTGAGGGTAGGGACTGCTTACAGATTTTCACAAGCAACAGTTTCTCTCTGTGGGCCATTCTGGAGAAGTAGAGTAACCTGCAGATTCCACTCCCAGCACAGTAAGCCTTCCCTGAAGGAGGAGGATTGTCCCTCAAATGACAAATTAAGATtgagagagcagagcagcagattgTACTGGGACCAGTTCCCATTGAGAGACCCTGCAGAACACATGCGGTTCTTCATAGTGACAGACCCTGCAGAACACACGCGGTTCTTCATAGTGACAGACCCTGCAGAACACACGCGGTTCTTCATAGTGACAGACCCTGCAGAACACATGCGGTTCCCATAGTGACAGACCCTGCAGAACACATATTCTGTACTGGGATGAGTTGGGTATGTGGGAAGTATGGTTTAGTCACAATGTCAAGACAGTAGATCTTTGATGGAGGCCTGAGGGTAGGGACTTTACAGATTTTCACAAGCAACAGTTTCTCTCTGTGGGCCATTCTGGAGAAGTAGAGTAACCTGCAGATTCCACTCCCAGCACAGTAAGCCTTCCCTGAAGGAGGAGGATTGTCCCTCAAATGACAAATTAAGATtgagagagcagagcagcagattgTACTGGGACCAGTTCCCATtgagagagcagagcagcagattgTACTGGGACCAGTTCCCATTGAGAGTGCAGAGCAGCAGATTGTACTGGGATCAGTTCCCACAGCAGGATTGCAGTGTTCCAGCTTGTCAGCTGTCTTTGGGGGTATTAATTTGCCCAGGGGCATGGCAACGAGGACTGCTGCTGTAGCTCTACCCTCTGTATGGGGCCCCTGGTAAATTGTCCTTGCTCTGTCACAGGTGAAGCGGAGCAGAAAGGAAGCCTGGCGCTGCAGAGGAACAAGGAGACCCCCAGCCTGCCCAACGAGGGCAATGAAAGAGCAGCCaagacagagggggagggagagaacATTCTGTGAGTCCACTGCATTGGCATCACCCGCGGGGCGACAGggatacaatacaaaacaaaacgcctGGCATGAAGGAGCCTTTAGCTGGAGCGCTCCTAACAAACATTGAAATATTTACGTACCTTAGAgaacagctttcttttttaaattgccttTAGATATTTGGTGTTCTTATCAACAAAAAACTACACATTAAAAGGGTGTAATAGTATGTTTAAGGTGTTACTTCAAACGCCACACTTGCAAATAAATTTCCAaatattatttttcctttcaagagaggtgggggaaaaaaaaaaaaaacatgcaggaaaAAAAtttcaaatatacttttattttttacttatgtaGATTTTTGTGTTGCCTTATTGGtatctttcttaaaaaaaaaaaaaaatatatatatatatatatatatatttgtatatatttttttttttttttcttgtttcataCATTTCTAGTTGGCTTTGTTCTGGGGGTGCTAGCATGTGTTGCAGATGATAGATGCCTCTTCTGTTGGTGGATGCTATAGAGCTGGGTTTCCCAATCCATGGTTACACAGCACCATCTGATAAGTGATGCACCAAAAAATGATAGAATGCTCTTCAGGTTAATGTTGGTAACGGTTCATAGAAAGTGACTGTTTTACTTTTACAGGACTGTGCCTGTCTTATGACCACTTTTACAGAACACAAGTAAACTAATAACTggtgaattaaatacaaatgagTGGGTTTTTAACAACAGGCTGATTTTCATCTCCTTTGCACCTGCCACGCTTTTGGTAATAGTGCACCAAAAAGCATTATTTTCTAAGGTCGATTGCACTGGCTTGCTGATTACACCGTGTTGCTCGTCTGCAGCTTGTATTTTTGCACCTCTTGCTGATTCATTGTTTTCAGTCCAAAAACAGGAGGGGATGAGATCGGTCATTACTTGGCACTGCATGAGGTGGTGCTGTGGAGCAGTCTTATAAATGCTGAAGCGCTCTGTGTTGCTGGCGCCCcatcacttttaatttttttcttcaaacgAGTGTCTCCCCACCTCCAACACTATATGGCCCTTTTTGCCCAATCACTTTCACTGTTAATCTATATGTGCCTGTCTTTTCACAAAAAATCTCCTACAACTCCCCTTGCAACACATGCAAGGCGTTTTCAATGTTTGGCCCACAgtgctgtaccaacaaaaccagtacagtacatctaaatggaagctgtgtattttttttcagctgtgtatttttgacattatATCTTtattgtgttccctgaaaaaacgggcaagggttggaatgggctaaaataatcagatatgcgtcgcTGTTAACCATCGCTGAAGTCCAAGTGTTATAgtgtcggatatgtgagtgctgactgtaagtAGCATTAGTTGTGTGtaaggtgtctcttattgtaacagaacccaaactgcacaagataatAAGAGACTCCGATCACATGAAGTATTACTGTATGGGAGTGCGTGGAATCGACTGTACATCAATCACTATAGGGTCTATGCAGACTATGGGGTGTGAGGGCTGGGgtcagtgtgatgcagtgtataGGGTGTGAGGGCTGGGgtcagtgtgatgcagtgtataGGGTGTGAGGGCTGGGGTCAGTGTGAGGCAGTCTATAGGGTGTGAGGGCTGGGgtcagtgtgatgcagtgtataGGGTGTGAAGGCTGGGgtcagtgtgatgcagtgtataGGGTGTGAGGGCTGGGgtcagtgtgatgcagtgtataGGGTGTGAGGGCTGGGGTCAGTGTGATGCAGTGGGGTGTGAGGGCTGGGgtcagtgtgatgcagtgtataGGGTGTGAGGGCTGGGGTCAGATGGTGCTGGGGTCAGTGTGATCTATAGGGTGTGAGGGCTGGGGTCAGTGTGATGCAGTGGGTGTGAGGGCTGGGGTCAGTGTGATGCAGTCTATAGGGTGTGAGGGCTGGGGTCAGTGTGATGCAGTCTGTAGGGTGTGAGTGGAACCCTGCTGACCTGCAGTATGGTTTTTTGTAGGTCTCTGGACACTGTGGACACACACTCACCTGCACAAACAGAAGAGGGAGAAGAGGCCGCACAGGTGAGCTTGAAACAGCGTTCATCTGTAGCGATTGCTCATCACTTTGAAATGCCTCATTTGAATGTACTGTTCATGTCTGAAGAGCAGAGGCCACACTCTGTCCCTGGTGTCAAGCCAGTCAGTCATTTCTTTACACCCTCCAAACCTAAGCAAGGCTGTTACCAGGCTGCAGAGCAGAGCGCCCAGCCTGGGAGGACTTTGCCTTGCAGCCATCACACTGGAGTTAAATGCAGTCCTGTGAATAGAGCTCTCTAGCATGTCTTCTCTCTGAGTCCTCTGTTCACACAAAGCATTAACATGCCCCTCTGCTACAGTCATGATTTCAATGATAACTGAAATGGAGCCTTTTTCCATTTAACAGTGAGTATTACATTACTtttgctgtatccttgtattattcaccagatCCAGGCTGTAGAGAGCAGGggcacacactgtaacacactctATTCCATTCCCAAGGTATTGTTAACTCTGAGGTTCTTCTATACATTAGGAGTGAGGTGTAACTTCTCCATGTTCAATGCTACTGGGTGAATATTCTTTTGGTGCTAAGCAGAGGTGTGATCTAAGGAAAGCAATTCTCTGAGTTCAGCTGTTAATGattaaacatgctttcttttccatacacTGTACTTGTTATGTAGACGCTCCGTGAAAGGTCAGCCACAAACAAGCCCTCAGGATTGTGCCCGCATTCGTGGAGCATGCTATGTCTTGTCTCCGCACAGAGGAGCGCCTGTAATTGTGTATGTCTCTGTATTGTTCCAGGTCAGTGCTTGTCCAGCGCTCCTCAAtggcactgcagatccacagggTAAGTCCTGCCAGAGGCACTTCTTTTATTCTTTGGATGATCAAGTTATCACTGAAAATGGGTTTTTTCTGCTATAAAACTCTTGTTGTTTTCCTAATGGGTGTGGCTGAAAACTGCATTCTAACTGTTAATGTAACTCTGGAACCTTTCtctaaaaatctgtaaaaaaataaaggacCTTAAATATAGAAGAGAATCGCAATGATTTAAAATTGGGTAAACCCCCCTATTCACAGCAATCTCTACAGGGTCACAGGGGCTGGTAAGAGAGCAACAGCAATGCTTCCTAAAGATGGCATGACCTCTCGCTTTGTGAAGTGGATGTAGTGCAGGCGCTGGTACATCTGTCTGCCCTTCACCCATCCACCTGTATGTCAGCTACATTTTTGCATACATCTGGGAAAATCCTTTCTGAAACTGTCACGAAACTTGCTCGTTCCTGTTCTGTACTGGTCTGTACACACTGCTGATGTATGTTGATATTCATCATGCTGGTAGCTGTGATTTTGAATTTGCCGCCGTGGCGATGAGGGATGGATGTTACAGACGTGCTTGTTATAAGAATTTCTTGCAGGAAAACACTTACTGAATAGTTTCTGGTTTGGTCAGGAtcagccacagctggattttattcgttttacagcactgggggTTCAGCGTGGATTGCACGAGCACCCTATATTGAAATAACCCCGGCGCTAAAGAGGGTTCTGCAGTCTGATGAACCGTAgctgctgcactgtgctgtgcaaGCTGCTTTAACTCCAGGGCAGGTTTGCATAGCGGTGAGCTGCAAGCAAATCTGCAGCCTCTGCCCCTCCTGCAAATCCTGTTCCTGAACTGGAATGCCCGCTAGTGTCTGGAGAGCAGAGCAAGTAAGCATGAAGTGAGCAGTGCTGCACACTATTTCACATTCCTCAGACTGAAGCCGGGACTGGCGGACATGCGTTTCAGCTGGAACCCCCTGGCTCTTTCCAATTCCACAAGACCTGAACCAACGGCAAGGAAAAACGGGTTTAAATGATAATTCCAGGAGTCTCCAAGGGCGTTGTGCGTAGAAAGAGTCTGACGTTCCACCACGCTGCTGGAGTAAAAGGCTTTGAGAATCAAGCCCCTAgcctctgtgtttatttaattttttttttatcacttctgTGTCCCAAACGGTTAAACACAATTTAACCTGTAACGCCAGTGCTCCTTTTGGCTTGGTGTTTCAGAGAGCGCTGCCCTCCCCTGCAGGGACCCTGAGGAGCTGGAGAGCGTGTCTCAGCCCGTCCCCACTGTGTCAGTGCAGGTGAGTCACACCCAGTTTACAAGCCATTTCCCTGCCTGTGATTAGCTTCGATAGCCTTTGACTGGTCATCACTGTTCCATTCAGTGATTATCTCTAATACAGAACTATTAACCAGTTCTTTGCACTTTGCACAAGCACTTTAAAGCTGTGTTTCAACTTAGGGTAGCACTGACTGAAAAACCGTCTATTCAACTAGTCGATAAGAAGAGTGGCTGTGGGCCTCAGAAACTGGTAGTGGACAAGTTGCACCCTTCCAGTTCAAGCTGTTACAGAGCAGCCAAGTTTCAAACTTCACAAAAGCAGGaactgtttttgtgtgttttgaagtGTGTACTAGTAGCGAACTCACAATCTCAATATTGTAATGCGCGAGGAACATACAAAGGACGTTTTCGAACATTCCATGAGTAGTTTTGAAAAGATtccttgcagttttaaaatgtattgcacaaacagctagatgtttttt
This portion of the Polyodon spathula isolate WHYD16114869_AA unplaced genomic scaffold, ASM1765450v1 scaffolds_578, whole genome shotgun sequence genome encodes:
- the LOC121308202 gene encoding synaptotagmin-like protein 1, which produces MGLNDCEGPPSPPALRRLDRTLSSREAPTPPHTPAMDPEAPLDLSFLSEEEQSAILQVLLRDSELRSLEEGRVRRLRHSVLDPREMKILTGDWFSDIRSMRHQDQKYGPDIVRASIRRRKTPKGEAEQKGSLALQRNKETPSLPNEGNERAAKTEGEGENILSLDTVDTHSPAQTEEGEEAAQVSACPALLNGTADPQESAALPCRDPEELESVSQPVPTVSVQLDFESDLDSLSDNNTLDQSKPSPSGPSELPSLLSSSLPARSLQSNNSVRHCTALPYTP